The Candidatus Taylorbacteria bacterium region CATGTGGGATTTATGATGAACGATAAATCTCGTGGGATACCGCCCTTTGATGTTGTGCTAATGGACGTAGTATTGCCGTGGAATGAGGCATGCTCGCCTGACGAAGCAATGCTCCCAACATCACTTCTCATGAGGCATTTGGACTCCAGTTTGATTCGAGGCATGGGTATCTTTGTGCCCATTTACTTTGAGACGGAGTTTGCTTTTGATTTCCATGATTACCATGCCATGGTGGCAGATCGTACTTGCTGGACTCCTACTGATAAGAGGGATTGGAGAATGCTTCTCAATTTAGTGGTTCAAAAAATCAATCAAATAAAAGTATGAGGCCGAAGGGAAAAATTCCTCGGCTTTTATTTTTTAAAAGGGCTAACTCTATGCGCCACGCAGATACATAAATTTGCCAACTAGTAAAAATCGTCCATAATGTAAGTTATAATGAGCAAAAATAAGAACGAGTTTAATATAGAATTACCTAAAGTCGATAGCACCCCAATGGGAATTATTGGCATGGAAGGGGACGTGTTTAGGGGAATAACTGATACTACAAGGCATAAGTCACTTTTTGTTCGGATTGTGTCAATATTTTTCTGCCTATTCCTGATGGTATTACCTGGTCTATTTGGCTTAGGCCTCTTTGCGTTTACGTTATTACCTTTGTTCGCTTCTTATACAACGATTGAATATATAATCTGGGGGTTCGTTTTTCTGTTTATGTGTTCAATGATGGTAGTATTAGTGATTGCTGGACTAAAAGGCATTTGGGCAAATTTTAAAAAATGAAAATACACATAATACTGTACGAAAGTTCTGAAGTGCCTGCGGTCATAGAAATATATAATTATCTAAAGTGTCTCTTTGGATTCGTAACATTTATTTAGAATAAAAAAGCCGAGCGTGATCTCGGCTGTGTTTCTGCCCTCAATTTCAGAAATCGGTATCCTCAAGGTTCAGTAACTCATGGAGCCCATCTTTGATCTTGTCTTCCGTGCGATTAGCAGCCAAGGAACCTTTACATTTTGGGCATTGCGCCTTGCCGTCAATGATGACGGCGTCCCCTACGGTTCCCGTCCACAGACAGTGGTCGCACTTGCACGGGAAAGCCCTGACTTCGTCTGAAAGTACCGTATCCGACTTACTTGTGTCCATAATTTTATTCTTTCTGTTGCCGGTTGAAATACTATAACGAAATACTATATTTGTCATCATCTTAGAAACAGTGATAGACTATTCTTACATTGTTAGAAGATAAGGAAAAACTGAATAAGGAGAATCTCTATACAGGCTTGAAAGTGCTGTGGAAATACATCAGCCAGTACAGGCGTGAGATAGCCGTGCTTTCTATCATGGGAATTTTTTCTGCGATTGGCAATGGCACGATTCCCTACATTGCGGGCAAGTTTTTTGACGCGATATCGAGTACTGCGGTTGTGGACTTTTTCTGGCAACCCGTTTCGCTTTACGTTGCGCTTCTCATTCTTTGGGCGATTATTCAACTGATTACCTACACCCTCGACTGGAGAATTAATATTTTGAGCGAGAAGTTTTCGAATGTAATCTGGCTCGACTATTTGAGCAAGGGGTTCGGGTACCTTCTTCTTTTGCCCGTGTCATTTCATAAGACGAACAAAATCGGAGAGATTAGCAACAAAATTAATGTGGCGGCGAGCGCGCTTGAAACCATTGCTGGCAGGATTGTGATTGACCTTTCTCCGCAAATATTGAGCATTGTGATTGCTTTCGGAATCACTTTCTACCTTCAGCCCCTTCTCGCGTGCGTTCTTTTGGCGGGAGTGGTCATCTATATTTTTATTTTTTCCACGAAAATTCAGCATACCTCCATATACCAGAAAGAGTACTGGGACGTGCTCAACTTCGTTTTCGGAGAATCGTACGACGTGGTCGGGAACGCCCTCGCTATCAAACAGGCGACGGCCGAAGAGTACGAAAGAAATCGGCTCTCGACGAAAATGAAAAGCGCGATTCCGCTTTGGATGCGCCTCACCAAGCTTTGGGGAAGTTTGACGCTCTATCAGCGAATGACCATTCTCGCGACGCAGATTACTATTTTCATCGTTTCGGTTACCTATATTCATGCCGGTAGAATGACAATCGGGGAGCTGATCGCCTTCAACGCATACGCGGCGATGGTGTTCGGGCCGTTCGTTGTGATTGCGCGCAACTGGCAGACAATTCAAAACGGCATCGTGAATATTCAGGAGACGGAAAAAATTTTGCAGGTGGAGCCGGAACTTTATGAGGGCAAGGACGCGGTGAGGCTAGACCTTAAAGGTGATATTGAATTTAAAAATGTATTTTTTCAATACGAAGAAGGCAAGCAAGTCTTGGAGGATATTTCTTTCACCGTCAAAGGAGGGCAGGTCGTGGCGTTGGTAGGGGAGTCTGGCGTTGGCAAGAGCACGCTCATCGACCTCATCTCCGCATATCATTTTGCTTCCAAAGGAATGGTGCTGATTGACGGACACGAAATAAAAAAAGTGCAGTTGAGAAGACTCCGAGAGCAGATAGCGGTCGTCCCGCAGGAGGTTGTGCTATTCAATGACACGATAAAAATGAATATCGCATACGGCAACTTCAAAGCTACTGATGATGAGGTGCGGGAGGCCGCGGTAAAAGCGCACGCCTTGGGCTTTATCGAAAAATTTCCAGAAAAGTGGAATCAGATAGTGGGGGAGCGGGGAGTCAAGCTCTCCGTTGGCCAAAAACAGCGCGTGGCTATTGCCCGGGCAATTTTACGCAACCCCAGGATTCTTGTTCTTGATGAGCCGACTTCTGCCTTGGACGCTGGTTCCGAGAAAATTATTACGGAATCTCTGGATGAGCTCATGAGGGGTAAAACGACTTTCATCATCGCGCACCGCCTAAGCACGGTTAGAAAAGCTGACCTTATTTTGGTATTTAAAGAAGGGCGGATTCTTGAATCGGGAACGCATGAGGAGCTTTTGACTTTAAAGGG contains the following coding sequences:
- a CDS encoding ABC transporter ATP-binding protein; this translates as MLEDKEKLNKENLYTGLKVLWKYISQYRREIAVLSIMGIFSAIGNGTIPYIAGKFFDAISSTAVVDFFWQPVSLYVALLILWAIIQLITYTLDWRINILSEKFSNVIWLDYLSKGFGYLLLLPVSFHKTNKIGEISNKINVAASALETIAGRIVIDLSPQILSIVIAFGITFYLQPLLACVLLAGVVIYIFIFSTKIQHTSIYQKEYWDVLNFVFGESYDVVGNALAIKQATAEEYERNRLSTKMKSAIPLWMRLTKLWGSLTLYQRMTILATQITIFIVSVTYIHAGRMTIGELIAFNAYAAMVFGPFVVIARNWQTIQNGIVNIQETEKILQVEPELYEGKDAVRLDLKGDIEFKNVFFQYEEGKQVLEDISFTVKGGQVVALVGESGVGKSTLIDLISAYHFASKGMVLIDGHEIKKVQLRRLREQIAVVPQEVVLFNDTIKMNIAYGNFKATDDEVREAAVKAHALGFIEKFPEKWNQIVGERGVKLSVGQKQRVAIARAILRNPRILVLDEPTSALDAGSEKIITESLDELMRGKTTFIIAHRLSTVRKADLILVFKEGRILESGTHEELLTLKGGEYRRLYELQIGLHS